Proteins encoded by one window of Salvia splendens isolate huo1 chromosome 14, SspV2, whole genome shotgun sequence:
- the LOC121763980 gene encoding receptor-like kinase TMK4 — MLRGRHKFLPSDDVLLLLSTLLTAIICRGSSDDGLVMAALAKATNPLGWTGPDFCKWDGVACDTPNKVSSINLASKSLSGKLPPELNQLSSLKTLSLQRNKFSGPLPALSNMASLQEVNLEDNGFTSIPPGFLSGLTSLQFFSINNNSNLPPWTMPSTIKDSPSLATFYASKANMVGEIPDIFRSLPNFANLKLSYNNLTGWMPWSFAKSGIQSLMLNNQMLGLSGPIDILGEMHSLREVWIQSNQFSGSISDLSACTELSDLQLRDNRLTGVIPDSLTKLPKLTNVALQGNVFQGPVPSFPPGIQVNLGKENHFCNPGPGPCSPQVTVLLEIAASMYYPIVLAEAWEGNDACQEWQFVTCEKGSVVVINFSKQNFMGGISRSYASLPSLRSLYLNDNKLVGVIPKSLTSLKQLQILDISNNNISGKVPSFQSTVILKTDGNPFIGKVVPVTYPGGRRPPGVELEETESSLAKWVKVVVILICLVIIAGLAWLIYRWFYKKQKHRWFKKISEEHSTISMEQTTDYGKSTNVSSFNQSPMKSSEISDYNIYDGGNVIIPIEALRKATNNFSKNSILGKGGFGIVYKGELPDGTKIAVKRMESSMISDKGLSEFKAEIEVLTSVRHRNLVSLHGFCNNGSEKLLVYEYMPQGSLCQHLFEWKEMGTPPLTWNQRVNIALDVARGVEYLHSMANQSFIHRDLKPSNILIGDDMRAKVCDFGLVKQAPDTNQSFETRLAGTFGYLAPEYAATGKVTVKVDVYAFGVVLMEIITGRKSLDSSLPDDSSHLVKWFRPFLQGKDKIKEAVDPVLRSDLNEETFESLWKVAELAGHCTREANQRPDMSHVVTVLSSLVEQWKPAADEDSFRVDIGMRLSQVLQKWKLNEDSSSTIATDYIKQKQPPQ; from the exons ATGCTTAGAGGGAGACACAAATTCCTCCCTTCCGACGATGTCCTTCTCCTCCTATCAACGCTGCTCACAGCCATCATCTGTCGTGGCTCCTCCGACGACGGACTTGTCATGGCCGCGCTGGCCAAAGCCACCAACCCTCTTGGATGGACCGGCCCCGATTTTTGCAAATGGGACGGCGTCGCCTGCGATACACCGAACAAAGTCAGCTCCATCAACCTTGCATCAAAATCTCTCTCTGGAAAATTGCCACCTGAGCTAAACCAGCTCTCCAGCCTGAAAACCCTCAGCCTTCAACGGAACAAGTTTTCAGGGCCGTTGCCAGCTTTGTCCAACATGGCTTCTCTTCAAGAAGTCAATCTTGAAGATAATGGTTTCACTTCCATCCCACCAGGCTTCCTCTCAGGCCTAACAAGCTTACAATTCTTTAGCATCAACAACAACAGCAATCTCCCACCATGGACAATGCCTAGCACCATAAAAGATTCCCCGTCTCTCGCTACTTTCTACGCAAGCAAGGCCAACATGGTGGGTGAGATTCCAGACATCTTCAGGTCATTGCCAAATTTCGCGAACCTCAAACTCTCCTACAATAATTTGACAGGGTGGATGCCGTGGTCGTTCGCCAAATCTGGGATTCAATCTTTGATGCTCAATAATCAGATGTTGGGGCTTTCAGGGCCCATTGATATTCTTGGTGAAATGCATAGTCTGAGAGAGGTTTGGATTCAGAGCAATCAGTTTTCAGGGAGCATATCTGACCTCTCTGCCTGCACAGAGCTGTCGGATCTCCAGCTACGTGACAATCGGCTCACGGGGGTTATCCCTGATTCACTTACTAAGCTTCCAAAGCTGACGAATGTCGCCTTGCAGGGCAACGTGTTCCAGGGTCCGGTGCCAAGTTTCCCACCGGGCATTCAAGTGAATCTTGGAAAAGAGAACCATTTCTGCAACCCTGGCCCCGGACCGTGTAGTCCCCAGGTCACTGTGTTGCTCGAGATAGCAGCTTCAATGTACTATCCGATTGTCTTAGCAGAAGCCTGGGAAGGGAATGATGCATGTCAGGAATGGCAGTTTGTTACGTGTGAGAAGGGGAGTGTGGTCGTGATCAATTTCTCCAAGCAGAACTTCATGGGAGGCATATCACGTTCATATGCCAGTTTACCTAGTTTAAGATCATTGTATTTGAATGATAATAAGCTGGTGGGAGTCATACCTAAGAGTTTGACAAGTTTGAAGCAACTGCAGATTCTCGATATCTCCAACAATAATATTTCTGGAAAAGTGCCATCTTTCCAGTCTACAGTGATATTGAAAACGGATGGTAATCCATTCATCGGGAAAGTCGTGCCAGTCACCTATCCAGGAGGACGCCGGCCACCCGGTGTAGAACTAGAAGAGACAGAGTCTTCTTTAGCAAAATGGGTGAAAGTTGTTGTTATTCTCATCTGTCTCGTTATAATTGCTGGCTTAGCATGGTTGATCTACAGATGGTTCTATAAAAAGCAAAAACACAGATGGTTTAAGAAAATAAGTGAAGAGCATAGCACCATCAGTATGGAGCAGACAACAGATTATGGCAAAAGCACCAATGTTAGTAGCTTCAACCAGAGTCCCATGAAAAGTAGTGAAATCAGTGATTATAATATATATGATGGGGGGAATGTTATCATACCGATTGAAGCTCTCCGTAAAGCTACCAACAACTTCAGCAAAAACAGTATACTCGGGAAGGGAGGATTTGGCATTGTTTATAAAGGAGAACTCCCTGATGGCACTAAAATAGCAGTAAAGAGAATGGAGTCATCAATGATCAGCGACAAGGGACTAAGCGAGTTCAAGGCTGAAATAGAGGTCCTCACGTCTGTCAGACACCGGAATTTGGTCTCCCTTCACGGATTTTGCAACAATGGTAGTGAGAAGCTATTAGTTTATGAGTACATGCCACAAGGATCTTTGTGTCAGCATCTGTTCGAATGGAAGGAAATGGGAACTCCTCCCCTAACTTGGAACCAGAGAGTAAATATAGCTCTTGATGTTGCCCGAGGGGTCGAGTATTTGCATAGCATGGCAAACCAGAGCTTCATTCACAGAGATCTGAAACCATCCAACATTCTTATTGGAGATGACATGAGGGCGAAGGTTTGTGATTTTGGCTTGGTGAAACAAGCCCCCGATACCAATCAATCATTCGAAACACGGTTGGCAGGAACCTTTGGCTATCTTGCTCCAGAATATGCCG CGACAGGAAAGGTTACTGTAAAAGTTGATGTATATGCCTTTGGTGTGGTGTTGATGGAAATCATCACCGGGAGAAAGTCCTTGGATAGTTCCCTGCCGGATGATAGTAGCCACCTGGTGAAGTGGTTTCGTCCATTCCTCCAAGGCAAAGATAAAATCAAAGAGGCTGTGGATCCTGTCCTCCGTTCAGACTTAAACGAAGAGACTTTCGAAAGTTTGTGGAAGGTGGCCGAGCTAGCCGGACACTGCACTAGAGAAGCCAACCAACGGCCTGACATGAGCCATGTTGTCACGGTGCTATCATCTCTGGTGGAGCAGTGGAAGCCAGCTGCAGATGAAGATAGCTTCAGGGTAGACATTGGCATGAGACTCTCACAAGTCTTGCAGAAATGGAAACTCAATGAGGACTCGTCTTCTACAATAGCCACTGATTACATAAAACAGAAACAACCTCCACAATAG